A part of Desulfovibrio psychrotolerans genomic DNA contains:
- the rsxE gene encoding electron transport complex subunit RsxE, whose translation MASMWKEFSKGLWAELPPFRLMLGLCPILAVTKSAENGLGMGLAVIFVLTMSNAVISLIRNIIPKKVRIACYIAIAASLVVSVELLMQAYTYPLYQQLGIFVPLIVVNCLILGRAEAFAGKNPVHLAIADGLGMGIGFTLSLTLLGGIRELLGLGTLFGREIFGPGFQPVHFMVEAPGAFVTLGLLLAGMNMLNIVQAKRRGENPAENPMPGCDACRACAMGRE comes from the coding sequence ATGGCCAGTATGTGGAAAGAGTTTTCCAAAGGCTTGTGGGCTGAGCTGCCACCGTTCCGGCTGATGCTGGGCCTGTGCCCCATTCTCGCCGTGACCAAGTCCGCGGAAAACGGTCTGGGTATGGGGCTTGCGGTTATCTTCGTTCTGACCATGTCCAACGCGGTCATTTCGCTCATCCGCAACATCATCCCCAAAAAAGTCCGTATCGCCTGCTACATCGCCATCGCCGCCTCGCTGGTGGTTTCGGTAGAACTGCTCATGCAGGCATACACCTATCCTCTGTATCAGCAATTGGGCATCTTCGTGCCCCTTATCGTTGTGAACTGCCTCATTCTCGGCCGGGCAGAGGCCTTTGCGGGTAAAAACCCCGTGCATCTCGCCATCGCCGACGGTCTGGGCATGGGCATAGGCTTTACCCTGTCGCTCACCCTGCTGGGCGGCATCCGCGAGCTTCTGGGCCTTGGCACCCTGTTCGGGCGCGAAATATTCGGCCCCGGATTCCAGCCCGTGCACTTCATGGTAGAGGCCCCGGGCGCATTCGTCACTCTGGGTCTGCTGCTGGCGGGCATGAACATGCTGAACATCGTTCAGGCCAAACGGCGCGGCGAAAACCCCGCTGAAAACCCCATGCCCGGTTGCGACGCCTGTCGCGCCTGCGCCATGGGCCGGGAATAG
- the rnfB gene encoding RnfABCDGE type electron transport complex subunit B, which yields MLTSVLSLLALGFIAAVVLSVASRVFYVEEDPRVAAVSEALPGANCGGCGFAGCDAYAAAVIQDPSVSAGLCCAGGPDVAAKVGELSGKAAGGADPQISFRRCVKDQGKVAKKYDYQGLSSCAASAQLEDGPDACRFSCLGFGDCVKVCNFNAMYIENDLVRIDPDKCVACGACVGVCPNHILEMIPRRARVQVFCSTKDKMKDVMNVCEAGCINCGKCIKKCPATAISNPDGRIQIDQAVCLAYGPDCEEACVEACPRNILRLMCSVSSAAKAREAAAAAAAAPAQAPEQPQPTA from the coding sequence ATGCTGACATCTGTGCTTTCTCTGCTGGCACTGGGCTTTATCGCCGCAGTCGTGCTCTCTGTGGCTTCCCGCGTGTTCTACGTGGAAGAAGACCCCAGAGTGGCTGCCGTGTCTGAAGCTCTGCCCGGCGCCAACTGCGGCGGTTGCGGCTTTGCAGGCTGCGATGCGTATGCAGCCGCCGTTATACAGGACCCATCGGTTTCTGCAGGGCTCTGCTGCGCCGGTGGCCCGGACGTGGCGGCCAAGGTGGGCGAACTGTCCGGCAAAGCCGCCGGCGGTGCCGACCCGCAGATATCCTTCCGCCGTTGCGTGAAGGACCAGGGCAAGGTTGCCAAAAAGTACGACTATCAGGGCCTCTCCTCCTGCGCGGCTTCCGCGCAGCTGGAAGACGGGCCTGACGCGTGCCGCTTCTCCTGCCTTGGCTTCGGCGACTGCGTTAAGGTGTGTAACTTCAACGCCATGTACATTGAAAACGACCTGGTACGGATAGATCCCGACAAATGCGTTGCCTGCGGCGCATGTGTGGGTGTCTGCCCCAACCATATTCTGGAGATGATCCCCCGCCGCGCCCGCGTTCAGGTCTTCTGTTCCACCAAGGACAAGATGAAGGACGTGATGAACGTGTGCGAGGCCGGTTGCATAAACTGCGGCAAGTGCATCAAAAAATGCCCCGCCACAGCCATCAGCAACCCGGACGGTCGCATCCAGATAGATCAGGCTGTCTGCCTTGCCTACGGGCCGGACTGCGAGGAAGCGTGCGTGGAGGCCTGCCCCCGCAACATCCTGCGTCTCATGTGCTCCGTAAGCTCGGCCGCCAAGGCGCGGGAAGCGGCAGCCGCCGCAGCCGCCGCCCCGGCACAGGCACCGGAACAACCCCAGCCCACTGCCTAA
- a CDS encoding electron transport complex protein RnfA: protein MLEYFLLLISAVFVNNVVLAQYLGQCPYLGCSKEKGVSIGMGGAVIFVMLIATPITWLIQSLVLIPLDLGYLQTIMFILVIASLVQLVEMFLKKAIPPLYSSLGIFLPLITTNCAVLGVAILVQRNSYDLGTSVYYSFATGLGFMLALVLLASIRERMEISRLPLSMKGVPAGLVIAGIMSMSFMAFAGMI, encoded by the coding sequence ATGTTAGAGTACTTCCTGCTTCTCATTTCAGCCGTCTTCGTCAACAACGTCGTTCTGGCCCAATATCTGGGCCAGTGCCCCTACCTTGGGTGTTCCAAGGAAAAGGGCGTATCCATAGGCATGGGCGGCGCGGTTATCTTCGTCATGCTCATTGCCACGCCGATTACATGGCTCATTCAGTCTCTCGTGCTCATTCCGCTGGACCTCGGGTACTTGCAGACCATCATGTTTATTCTGGTCATCGCCTCCCTGGTCCAGCTTGTGGAAATGTTCCTCAAAAAGGCCATTCCGCCGCTGTACAGTTCGCTTGGCATCTTCCTGCCCCTGATTACGACCAACTGCGCCGTGCTCGGCGTCGCCATTCTGGTGCAGCGCAACTCGTATGACCTGGGCACGTCCGTCTACTACTCCTTCGCCACCGGGCTCGGCTTCATGCTGGCTCTGGTGCTTCTTGCCAGCATCCGTGAACGGATGGAGATATCCCGCCTGCCGCTGTCCATGAAAGGCGTTCCCGCCGGTCTGGTCATCGCGGGGATCATGTCCATGTCGTTCATGGCGTTTGCAGGCATGATTTAG
- a CDS encoding cytochrome c3 family protein, giving the protein MSKRYFPIAVLTGILAAVALFGYMTPTQSEAVPTRVLLDNAGGKVVFNHVVHARDYDIACETCHHETVAGDTEPLSCGQCHGAEVTAAWVTGHEASFPKDLQCVTCHHVEFAKNHDWGHKMHEDIASCTDCHHEDTSIEPEPMNCADCHSSEASGALLSLRDAVHVKCQACHQDMFDEQLKGCGNCHGEQNQKDALSAGMLDKKFTKCTYCHSDKALEEVIPNRMTALHDSCMGCHEEKAVGPYKKDECNQCHFR; this is encoded by the coding sequence TTGTCAAAGAGATACTTTCCCATTGCAGTGCTGACCGGTATTCTGGCAGCCGTGGCCCTTTTCGGCTACATGACCCCGACCCAGTCGGAGGCAGTCCCCACCCGCGTTCTTCTCGACAACGCGGGCGGCAAGGTTGTCTTCAATCATGTTGTCCATGCAAGGGACTACGACATTGCCTGCGAAACCTGTCACCACGAGACCGTAGCAGGGGACACAGAACCCCTTTCCTGCGGTCAATGCCATGGGGCCGAAGTCACCGCCGCATGGGTAACGGGGCATGAAGCCTCCTTCCCCAAAGACCTTCAGTGCGTAACCTGCCACCATGTCGAATTCGCCAAGAATCATGACTGGGGCCACAAAATGCATGAGGACATAGCCTCCTGTACAGACTGCCACCACGAAGACACCAGCATTGAACCGGAACCGATGAACTGCGCCGACTGCCACAGTTCCGAAGCAAGCGGGGCCCTGCTCTCGCTGCGCGATGCCGTGCACGTGAAGTGTCAGGCCTGCCATCAGGACATGTTCGACGAGCAGCTCAAGGGCTGCGGCAACTGCCATGGCGAGCAGAACCAGAAGGACGCCCTCAGCGCCGGCATGCTGGACAAAAAGTTCACCAAGTGCACTTACTGCCACAGCGACAAGGCACTGGAAGAAGTCATCCCCAACCGGATGACCGCTCTGCACGACAGTTGCATGGGGTGTCATGAGGAAAAGGCCGTCGGTCCTTACAAGAAGGACGAGTGTAACCAGTGTCATTTCCGGTAG
- the rnfG gene encoding RnfABCDGE type electron transport complex subunit G: MREIIKMIVVLSAICGLSGFCLSYLKQMTAPAIEMQVLTFVQGPAIQQVLADADNDPIADRKKFVNPVTGKEINVFPALKGGKLVALALEDFGGGFGGDIGVMVGFNVQNDTLTGIGVTTMKETPGLGTVVADARFTKQFRNQPMAISQKSAGGQIDTLSGATISSLGVITAVQNAAKVYQALKSEATETWQ; the protein is encoded by the coding sequence ATGCGTGAAATAATCAAAATGATCGTGGTTCTCTCCGCCATATGCGGCCTTTCCGGGTTCTGTCTCTCCTATCTCAAGCAGATGACGGCCCCGGCCATTGAAATGCAGGTTCTCACCTTCGTGCAGGGTCCGGCTATCCAGCAGGTGCTGGCCGATGCCGACAACGACCCCATCGCGGACAGAAAGAAGTTCGTCAATCCGGTTACCGGCAAAGAAATCAACGTGTTTCCCGCGCTCAAGGGCGGCAAGCTCGTTGCGCTGGCGCTTGAAGACTTCGGCGGCGGCTTTGGCGGCGACATCGGCGTTATGGTCGGCTTCAACGTGCAGAACGATACCCTCACCGGCATCGGCGTTACCACCATGAAGGAAACGCCGGGCCTCGGTACCGTTGTCGCGGACGCCCGGTTCACCAAGCAGTTCAGAAACCAGCCCATGGCCATCAGCCAGAAATCCGCAGGCGGACAGATAGACACACTGTCCGGCGCGACCATTTCCAGCCTCGGCGTCATCACGGCTGTGCAGAACGCGGCTAAGGTGTATCAGGCCCTCAAATCCGAAGCCACGGAAACCTGGCAGTAG
- a CDS encoding EAL domain-containing protein, giving the protein MRTPCPRCEMLPDSPPDEGVLYVVPPITEARQSLGRYLDGAGMPYELVTHGVFAIPYGPGGVERLCSDYFCTLGALEARDTRTLTLKRGSIVSVCDILRAQPLSALLARMHGRWLSGIIADERIVTYFHPIVRAEAPLEVYAYECLARGMENDGSIIAPDRMFSVARDADILFNLDRACRLAAIRDARRCRGDAMVFINFNPTAIYKPEFCLRTTLEAMEEAGFTPANVVFEVVESDHVGDVGHLLSVLDYYRERGFRVALDDLGAGYGSLNLLSQLRPDYIKLDIQLVRNVDSDSYKARITENLLELATRLDIPSIAEGVETVAEWQWLKAHGARLVQGYLFARPAAEPPRPVLPGRG; this is encoded by the coding sequence ATGCGCACCCCCTGTCCCCGTTGTGAGATGCTGCCCGATTCCCCGCCCGATGAGGGGGTTTTGTATGTTGTTCCGCCTATCACCGAGGCCCGTCAGTCGCTTGGGAGGTATCTTGACGGCGCGGGAATGCCGTATGAACTGGTCACGCACGGAGTGTTTGCCATTCCTTACGGACCGGGAGGGGTGGAGCGGCTCTGTTCAGACTATTTCTGCACCTTGGGTGCTCTTGAAGCCCGTGATACACGTACCCTGACCCTGAAGCGGGGCAGCATTGTTTCTGTGTGCGATATACTTCGTGCGCAGCCCCTTTCTGCCCTTCTTGCGCGGATGCACGGGCGGTGGCTTTCCGGCATTATCGCCGATGAGCGCATTGTCACATACTTTCATCCCATTGTACGCGCCGAGGCTCCGCTTGAGGTGTATGCCTACGAGTGCCTTGCCAGAGGGATGGAGAACGATGGCAGCATTATTGCTCCGGACCGCATGTTTTCCGTGGCCCGTGATGCCGACATTCTGTTCAATCTGGACAGGGCATGCCGTCTTGCGGCAATTCGCGATGCGCGGCGTTGTCGGGGCGATGCAATGGTCTTTATCAATTTCAATCCCACGGCCATCTACAAGCCGGAGTTCTGTCTGCGCACCACATTGGAGGCCATGGAAGAGGCTGGTTTTACTCCGGCCAATGTGGTCTTTGAAGTAGTGGAAAGCGATCATGTGGGCGATGTGGGGCATCTGCTTTCTGTGCTGGATTACTACAGGGAACGAGGTTTCCGCGTGGCGCTGGACGATCTGGGAGCGGGCTACGGATCATTGAACCTGCTTTCGCAGCTCAGGCCGGACTACATCAAGCTGGATATACAGCTCGTGCGGAATGTGGATTCCGATTCCTACAAGGCACGTATTACGGAAAACCTGCTGGAACTTGCGACCCGGTTGGATATTCCTTCCATTGCCGAGGGCGTGGAGACGGTGGCCGAGTGGCAGTGGCTGAAGGCGCATGGGGCGCGTCTTGTGCAGGGGTATCTCTTTGCCAGACCTGCTGCCGAACCGCCTCGGCCTGTTCTGCCGGGCAGGGGGTGA
- a CDS encoding NADH:quinone oxidoreductase subunit RnfC has translation MSNAKFSLTYGDKGSFLDGPVPAELRIPLAGHETKTVKKKAVVGAGTLVADHKNAKTGNLHSGIPGTVADITADCVVVAALEAPAEGEAPAVPASPAPVNLASLQGEPLAAALKELGVDTRPLLKKCDTLIINGLNPEPGITFAETMLSAHKATLEAGLGVLRKLSPASKMVLACPEGAQTSLSGVTSAGVKAEYPNSLDELLIAKVSGSEKSSGYRVLPLHTLYNLGRVAETGLPLTEAVVSVQGVNYTVKIGTPVSVLLQHAGHQIADGDMVIVGGPMRGSATANLMLGIGKDTAGLFLIKQGTFAPVTNHQCISCGECVLNCPARIMPGLVSRYVEVRQYDHCTKEGIQHCMECGLCAYYCPARRPMLQIIRLGKHQIALKEAQVSACSLQGEEGVA, from the coding sequence ATGAGTAACGCTAAATTCTCCCTGACCTACGGAGACAAGGGTAGCTTTCTTGACGGTCCTGTTCCCGCCGAACTCCGCATCCCGCTGGCCGGGCACGAGACAAAGACGGTGAAGAAAAAGGCCGTTGTGGGCGCTGGCACGCTGGTAGCGGACCACAAAAACGCCAAGACAGGCAACCTGCACTCCGGCATCCCCGGCACAGTGGCAGACATCACAGCAGACTGCGTTGTGGTGGCCGCGCTGGAAGCCCCGGCCGAGGGCGAGGCTCCGGCTGTTCCCGCATCTCCCGCTCCCGTAAACCTTGCGTCTCTGCAAGGCGAGCCCCTTGCCGCCGCACTTAAGGAACTGGGCGTGGACACCCGCCCCCTGCTCAAGAAGTGCGACACCCTGATCATTAACGGCCTGAACCCGGAACCCGGCATCACCTTTGCGGAGACCATGCTCTCTGCCCACAAGGCCACGCTGGAAGCCGGACTTGGCGTGCTGCGCAAGCTCTCCCCCGCCAGCAAGATGGTTCTTGCCTGCCCGGAAGGTGCCCAAACGTCTCTTTCCGGCGTCACCTCTGCGGGCGTCAAGGCGGAATACCCCAACAGTCTGGATGAGCTGCTCATCGCCAAGGTCAGCGGCAGCGAGAAGAGCTCCGGCTACCGGGTGCTGCCCCTGCACACGCTGTACAACCTCGGCCGCGTGGCCGAAACCGGCCTGCCGCTCACGGAAGCCGTGGTCAGCGTGCAGGGCGTGAACTACACCGTAAAAATCGGCACTCCCGTCAGCGTGCTGCTGCAGCACGCCGGGCACCAGATTGCCGACGGCGACATGGTCATCGTGGGCGGCCCCATGCGCGGCAGCGCAACAGCCAACCTCATGCTCGGCATCGGCAAGGATACGGCGGGCCTGTTCCTTATCAAACAAGGCACCTTTGCTCCCGTAACCAACCACCAGTGCATAAGCTGCGGCGAATGCGTGCTCAACTGTCCGGCCCGCATCATGCCCGGCCTCGTCTCCCGGTACGTGGAAGTGCGCCAGTACGACCACTGCACCAAGGAAGGCATCCAGCACTGCATGGAATGCGGCCTTTGCGCTTACTACTGCCCGGCCCGCAGGCCCATGCTGCAGATAATCAGACTCGGCAAACATCAGATTGCCCTTAAGGAAGCACAGGTAAGCGCCTGCTCCCTGCAGGGTGAAGAGGGGGTAGCATAA
- a CDS encoding RnfABCDGE type electron transport complex subunit D has translation MAKEALPAAPFLAVGAAPHFHCGTSIQGMMRNILIALAPAVVGALYWYGMEAARVMALSVSTAIVVEVLATRLMNREVMVDDLHAVVYGLLFAFIVPAGAPWWLVVAGSTVTMLMGKMLFGELGGSPVAGPAVGWAFCSVSWPIFMDPDAVLLNTEMINPLTQLKYFGVDKVADFGIPALLSGAQLGALGAAQVGALLIGGIYLIVRGTIRWQAPVGFIVGVLGLGSVYYFIDPTVYASPLFHLFTGSTVLAAFFLMTDTNSSPVGCVSRLVYGIIGGVLVILIRTYGQYPDGVMFAVLLSNMVSPLVDLIKPKPFGAR, from the coding sequence ATGGCTAAAGAAGCTTTGCCAGCCGCTCCGTTCCTCGCCGTAGGGGCTGCGCCCCACTTCCATTGCGGCACCAGCATACAGGGCATGATGCGTAATATCCTCATCGCCCTTGCTCCCGCCGTGGTGGGTGCGCTGTACTGGTATGGCATGGAAGCCGCGCGCGTCATGGCGCTTTCCGTTTCCACCGCCATAGTGGTTGAAGTTCTGGCCACCCGGCTCATGAACCGCGAAGTCATGGTAGACGACCTGCACGCCGTGGTTTACGGCCTGCTCTTCGCCTTCATTGTGCCCGCAGGCGCACCGTGGTGGCTGGTTGTGGCCGGCTCCACCGTGACCATGCTCATGGGCAAAATGCTGTTCGGCGAACTGGGCGGCTCTCCCGTGGCCGGTCCCGCCGTGGGCTGGGCGTTCTGCAGCGTTTCGTGGCCCATCTTTATGGACCCCGATGCCGTGCTGCTGAATACGGAAATGATCAACCCCCTTACCCAGCTCAAGTACTTCGGCGTGGATAAGGTGGCCGACTTCGGCATTCCCGCCCTCCTCTCCGGTGCCCAGCTGGGCGCACTGGGAGCGGCACAGGTGGGTGCGCTGCTCATCGGCGGCATCTACCTGATCGTGCGCGGCACCATCCGCTGGCAGGCCCCGGTGGGCTTCATCGTCGGCGTGCTGGGTCTCGGTTCGGTGTACTACTTCATCGATCCCACCGTGTACGCCAGCCCCCTGTTCCACCTGTTCACCGGCTCCACCGTTCTGGCGGCCTTCTTCCTGATGACAGACACCAACTCCTCCCCCGTAGGCTGCGTATCCCGTCTGGTATATGGCATCATCGGCGGGGTGCTGGTCATTCTCATCCGGACCTACGGCCAGTACCCGGACGGCGTCATGTTCGCGGTGCTGCTCTCCAACATGGTCAGCCCCCTCGTGGACCTGATCAAGCCCAAACCGTTTGGAGCGAGGTAG
- a CDS encoding DsrE family protein produces the protein MRNILVATFVALALLFCNAAPGMAESQRHVFANITTNDTNRAAMAIQFTRAIMKNKGMQATLFFNTYGVELVHAGKPSPRYADGQTIADMLRQFMDEGGTVLACPMCMKHVGSMTTADLLPGVSAREGGGVEAVTRPDTLVLSY, from the coding sequence ATGCGGAACATTCTTGTGGCAACTTTTGTCGCCTTGGCACTGCTCTTTTGCAACGCGGCTCCCGGCATGGCGGAATCACAACGCCATGTCTTTGCCAACATCACCACAAACGATACCAACCGGGCCGCCATGGCCATTCAGTTCACACGCGCCATCATGAAAAACAAAGGCATGCAGGCCACGCTGTTTTTCAATACCTACGGCGTGGAACTCGTGCATGCGGGCAAGCCCTCTCCCCGCTATGCGGACGGGCAGACCATTGCCGACATGCTGCGGCAGTTCATGGATGAGGGCGGCACCGTGCTTGCCTGTCCCATGTGCATGAAGCATGTGGGCAGCATGACCACAGCCGATCTGCTGCCCGGCGTCTCCGCGCGGGAAGGCGGCGGCGTGGAGGCGGTAACAAGACCGGACACGCTGGTGCTTTCCTATTAA
- a CDS encoding methyl-accepting chemotaxis protein produces the protein MSKQKAALSIKWRILILALLGPVLVASIMAWQRISDIRSDAIDATIQKSRALVLMAEATREEMSRKLSIGVIKPFDELPSDKVIEAVPVVTAMRTAALKAEEAGYQLRVPKVSPRNPVNTPTALELEVLREFTRTNQPEKIIVTNDLVRFFRPIRLTQECLYCHGDPKGERDAVGGIKEGWKVGEIHGAFQIISSLDEVNAAVTRAQFTIAGVTSGILLLIFGVVWSLMNRNIISPLLRIQGFAVSVAGGNLNARPEGDFPAELGEVKDSIESMVGNLKTKMQEAGEKTVEAAAQTTRAEAALEEARQQGEKASSLLTTMQHVASEAADIANKVSLAAEALSAQVDEVSAGMEQQSARTGETATAMEEMNATVLEVARSSGNSAASAEAAREQALTGSKIVEDSVAAISKVHEQAQTLKQEMTLLGKQADDITRIMDVISDIADQTNLLALNAAIEAARAGDAGRGFAVVADEVRKLAEKTMQATKEVGQAIHAIQASARTNIQSMDAAAESVEKATALASQSGAALEKIVHLSEDNSDQVRAIATAAEQQSATSEEINRAVDDISRIAGETADGMTQAAEAVSSLAELAKKLESLITEMRGTSR, from the coding sequence GTGAGCAAGCAAAAAGCCGCGCTGAGCATCAAATGGAGAATCCTCATCCTCGCCCTGCTCGGCCCCGTGCTGGTGGCAAGCATTATGGCCTGGCAACGCATCAGTGATATCCGGAGTGATGCCATAGACGCCACCATCCAGAAAAGCCGCGCCCTTGTCCTCATGGCCGAGGCAACGCGGGAAGAAATGTCCCGCAAGCTGAGCATCGGTGTTATCAAACCCTTTGACGAACTGCCTTCCGACAAAGTTATCGAAGCCGTTCCCGTGGTCACCGCCATGCGCACCGCCGCCCTTAAGGCAGAAGAGGCCGGCTACCAGTTGCGCGTTCCCAAGGTATCGCCCCGCAACCCCGTGAACACGCCAACGGCGCTGGAACTGGAGGTGCTCCGCGAATTCACCAGAACCAATCAGCCCGAAAAAATTATAGTCACCAATGATCTGGTCCGCTTTTTCCGCCCCATCCGGCTGACGCAGGAATGCCTGTACTGCCACGGCGACCCCAAAGGGGAACGCGATGCCGTGGGCGGCATAAAAGAAGGCTGGAAAGTGGGCGAAATCCACGGCGCATTCCAGATCATCAGCTCTCTGGATGAGGTAAACGCCGCCGTCACCCGCGCCCAGTTCACCATCGCCGGAGTCACATCGGGCATCCTGCTGCTCATCTTCGGCGTTGTCTGGTCTCTCATGAACCGGAACATCATCTCTCCCCTGCTGCGTATTCAGGGCTTTGCCGTATCTGTTGCAGGCGGCAACCTGAACGCCAGGCCGGAAGGCGACTTCCCCGCCGAACTGGGCGAGGTGAAAGACTCCATCGAATCCATGGTGGGCAACCTGAAAACCAAGATGCAGGAAGCCGGAGAAAAAACCGTGGAGGCGGCCGCCCAGACCACACGGGCCGAAGCGGCGCTGGAAGAGGCGCGGCAGCAGGGAGAAAAGGCTTCTTCCCTGCTCACAACCATGCAGCATGTGGCTTCCGAGGCGGCAGACATCGCCAACAAAGTCTCCCTTGCGGCAGAAGCCCTTTCCGCTCAGGTGGACGAAGTTTCCGCAGGTATGGAACAGCAATCCGCCCGCACCGGCGAAACGGCAACCGCCATGGAAGAAATGAACGCCACCGTGCTGGAGGTCGCCCGCAGCTCAGGCAACTCAGCCGCCAGCGCGGAAGCCGCCCGCGAACAGGCCCTCACCGGCTCGAAGATCGTGGAAGATTCCGTGGCCGCCATCAGCAAGGTGCATGAGCAGGCCCAGACCCTCAAGCAGGAAATGACCCTGCTCGGCAAGCAGGCTGACGACATAACCCGCATCATGGACGTCATTTCCGACATCGCGGACCAGACCAACCTGCTTGCGCTGAACGCCGCCATAGAAGCCGCCCGCGCGGGCGATGCCGGACGCGGTTTTGCCGTGGTGGCGGACGAGGTGCGCAAGCTGGCAGAAAAGACCATGCAGGCCACCAAGGAAGTGGGGCAGGCCATCCACGCCATACAGGCGAGCGCGCGCACCAACATCCAGAGCATGGACGCGGCTGCCGAAAGCGTGGAAAAGGCCACCGCACTGGCAAGCCAGTCGGGAGCGGCGCTGGAAAAGATTGTGCATCTTTCCGAGGACAACTCCGATCAGGTGCGGGCCATTGCCACGGCGGCAGAGCAGCAGTCCGCCACCAGCGAAGAGATAAACCGCGCGGTGGACGACATAAGCCGCATCGCCGGAGAAACGGCAGACGGCATGACACAGGCGGCGGAAGCCGTAAGCAGCCTTGCCGAACTGGCAAAAAAGCTGGAATCCCTTATCACGGAGATGCGCGGCACATCCCGCTGA
- a CDS encoding FAD:protein FMN transferase yields the protein MYTNRRQFLTACGLLGLGAAVNGALPMVCEAARVGKEHSVHQTRLMMGTIVTITALHESKQLGEEAVGRAFEEIARLEGIFSRYDAATPVSVLNDQGKVSGIPAELAEVMDRALRFGSLSDNAFDITVKPVVDLYRAKKNLNGALTLSKDEFEHALSLVGHDGVRVSGSNVRLARQGMGITLDGIAKGYIVDKASAVLAAHGASSHMINAGGDIRTMGENAKGTAWTIAIQDPDKQGVHPAVITMNTGAIATSGGYEVFYDKQRLYSHLVSPVSGKSPNNMASVSVTAPSVMEADALATAVSIMQTRAGLQFMNSLPGREALIITKSGEMFPTHRWG from the coding sequence ATGTATACCAATCGTCGCCAGTTCCTCACGGCATGCGGTCTTCTCGGCCTCGGAGCCGCCGTGAACGGCGCGCTGCCCATGGTCTGCGAGGCCGCCCGCGTGGGCAAGGAACATTCCGTGCATCAGACACGTCTGATGATGGGCACCATCGTCACCATAACCGCCCTGCACGAATCGAAGCAGCTGGGCGAAGAGGCTGTCGGGCGCGCCTTTGAAGAAATTGCGCGCCTTGAGGGCATCTTCAGCCGCTACGATGCCGCAACGCCGGTTTCCGTCCTCAACGATCAAGGCAAGGTTTCCGGCATCCCCGCCGAACTTGCCGAGGTCATGGACCGCGCCCTGCGTTTCGGCTCCCTGTCGGACAACGCCTTCGACATCACCGTCAAACCCGTGGTAGATCTCTACCGCGCCAAGAAAAACCTGAACGGCGCACTTACCCTCTCAAAAGATGAGTTCGAACATGCCCTGTCTCTGGTGGGACATGACGGCGTGCGGGTTTCCGGCAGCAACGTGCGCCTTGCCCGTCAGGGCATGGGCATCACGCTGGACGGCATTGCCAAGGGCTACATCGTGGATAAGGCTTCCGCCGTTCTCGCAGCGCACGGAGCCTCAAGCCACATGATCAACGCAGGCGGCGACATCCGTACCATGGGCGAAAACGCCAAGGGCACCGCGTGGACCATTGCCATTCAGGACCCGGACAAGCAGGGGGTGCATCCCGCTGTCATCACCATGAACACCGGTGCCATAGCCACCTCCGGCGGCTATGAGGTGTTCTACGATAAGCAGCGCCTCTACTCGCACCTTGTCAGCCCTGTTTCCGGCAAAAGCCCGAACAACATGGCTTCCGTGTCCGTCACCGCCCCCTCCGTCATGGAGGCGGACGCACTGGCAACGGCTGTCAGCATCATGCAGACCCGCGCGGGGCTGCAGTTCATGAACAGCCTGCCCGGACGCGAGGCCCTCATCATCACCAAATCCGGCGAGATGTTCCCCACGCACCGCTGGGGTTAG